From a region of the Deinococcus metallilatus genome:
- the galT gene encoding galactose-1-phosphate uridylyltransferase has protein sequence MYKSEFVKPDGRALILYGLTPVEVSGPIPSPGEAVEARPQMRWHPVRGEWVIYAAHRLNRTFLPPPEYNPLAPTHDPEHPTELPPGNYDLAVFENRFPSLTLDAPTPDPVPDVTVRAGRGKCEVVVFSQDPGGTLGGLPAEQVRLLIDVWADRTTCLGRDPQLQYVLPFENRGVEVGVTLHHPHGQIYAYDHLPPVQTRALTQMRAYLAEHGRPWLEDFVRQEREAGLRVVRDEGQALSVVPPFARFTYEMWVLPTRAVAFLSDLREGERDALAAVLKDALTRLDTLFGVRMPYLLTVQQAPTDGQAYPEWPLRIEISPYLRAPGRMKYLAGTEQGAGEFVNDALPEQKAAELREVKDARQ, from the coding sequence ATGTACAAGTCGGAGTTCGTGAAACCGGATGGCCGCGCCCTTATCCTCTATGGCCTGACGCCGGTGGAGGTCAGCGGTCCCATTCCCAGCCCCGGCGAGGCGGTGGAGGCGCGCCCGCAGATGCGCTGGCATCCGGTGCGCGGCGAGTGGGTGATCTACGCCGCGCACCGCCTGAACCGCACCTTTCTGCCCCCACCCGAGTACAACCCGCTGGCCCCCACCCACGACCCCGAGCATCCCACCGAGCTGCCGCCGGGGAACTACGACCTGGCGGTGTTCGAGAACCGCTTTCCCAGCCTGACGCTCGACGCCCCCACGCCGGACCCGGTGCCGGACGTGACGGTCCGGGCCGGGCGAGGCAAATGTGAGGTGGTGGTGTTCAGCCAGGACCCGGGCGGCACCCTGGGCGGCCTGCCCGCAGAACAGGTGCGGCTGCTGATCGACGTCTGGGCCGACCGGACGACCTGCCTGGGCCGCGACCCCCAGCTCCAGTACGTGCTGCCCTTCGAGAACCGGGGGGTGGAGGTCGGCGTGACCCTGCACCACCCGCACGGCCAGATCTACGCCTACGACCACCTGCCCCCGGTGCAGACCCGGGCGCTCACCCAGATGCGCGCTTACCTGGCGGAGCACGGCCGACCCTGGCTGGAAGACTTCGTGCGCCAGGAGCGCGAGGCGGGCCTGCGGGTGGTGCGGGACGAGGGCCAGGCGCTCAGCGTGGTGCCGCCCTTCGCGCGCTTCACCTACGAGATGTGGGTGCTGCCGACCCGCGCCGTCGCCTTCCTGTCCGACCTGCGGGAGGGCGAGCGGGACGCGCTGGCCGCCGTCCTCAAGGACGCCCTGACGCGGCTGGACACGCTGTTCGGGGTGAGGATGCCCTACTTGCTGACGGTGCAGCAGGCCCCGACCGATGGCCAGGCGTATCCCGAGTGGCCGCTGCGGATCGAGATTTCGCCTTACCTGCGGGCGCCGGGCCGCATGAAGTACCTGGCCGGGACCGAGCAGGGCGCGGGCGAATTCGTGAACGACGCGCTGCCCGAGCAGAAGGCCGCCGAGCTGAGAGAGGTGAAGGATGCCCGCCAGTAG
- the galK gene encoding galactokinase — protein sequence MPASSPSFADVFGRPPEAQAQAPGRVNLLGEHTDYQGGFVLPSAIPQHTVVALARNGGDTHHLYSLNYRERLDVPAGETGTGFAPYVTGCCALTGVTDALDVWISSDVPSGGLSSSAALEIATLRALRTLYDLPLTDVDLALIGQRVEHEFVGVRSGIMDQMASSLADTRHMLFLDTRTLERQKLPLPAGGEVVVLDSGVPRRLAGSGYNTRRSEVEEAARLLGVSELRDVPDVAALASLPDLLLRRARHVVSENARVLLALHAPAPLFGELMNASHASLRSDYEVTVPRVDELVALLQAHPDVYGARMTGAGFGGAVVALARIGTAGQVARDVLAQYGPEGQQVVPPPHLESESAKSSGLTRNSGAEGRGN from the coding sequence ATGCCCGCCAGTAGCCCGAGCTTCGCTGACGTGTTCGGCAGGCCGCCCGAAGCCCAGGCCCAGGCCCCAGGCCGGGTGAACCTGCTGGGCGAACACACCGACTACCAGGGCGGATTCGTGCTGCCCAGCGCGATTCCGCAGCATACGGTGGTCGCCCTGGCGCGGAACGGCGGCGACACCCACCACCTGTACTCCCTCAACTACAGGGAGCGGCTGGACGTGCCAGCGGGCGAGACGGGCACGGGCTTCGCGCCGTACGTCACCGGATGCTGCGCCCTCACGGGGGTCACGGACGCGCTGGACGTGTGGATCAGTTCGGACGTGCCCTCCGGGGGGCTGTCGAGCAGCGCGGCGCTGGAAATCGCGACCCTGCGTGCCCTGCGGACGCTGTACGACCTGCCGCTGACCGACGTGGACCTGGCGCTGATCGGGCAGCGGGTCGAACACGAATTCGTGGGGGTCCGCAGCGGGATCATGGACCAGATGGCGAGCAGCCTGGCGGACACCCGGCACATGCTGTTTCTGGACACGCGGACGCTGGAGCGGCAAAAATTGCCCCTTCCGGCGGGCGGCGAGGTGGTCGTGCTCGACAGCGGCGTGCCCCGCCGTCTGGCCGGGAGCGGCTACAACACCCGCCGCAGCGAAGTGGAGGAGGCCGCGCGGCTGCTGGGCGTCTCCGAACTGCGGGACGTGCCGGACGTGGCGGCACTGGCCAGTCTCCCCGACCTGCTGCTGCGCCGCGCCCGGCACGTCGTCAGCGAGAACGCCCGCGTGCTGCTCGCCCTGCACGCCCCCGCCCCCCTGTTCGGTGAACTGATGAACGCCTCGCACGCCAGTCTGCGGAGCGACTACGAGGTGACCGTCCCGCGCGTGGACGAACTCGTCGCGCTGCTCCAGGCCCACCCCGACGTATACGGCGCACGCATGACCGGCGCAGGCTTCGGCGGCGCGGTGGTGGCCCTCGCCCGCATCGGCACCGCCGGGCAGGTGGCGCGCGACGTGCTGGCGCAGTACGGCCCGGAAGGCCAGCAGGTGGTGCCCCCTCCCCACCTTGAGTCCGAGTCTGCCAAAAGCTCAGGATTGACGCGAAACTCTGGAGCGGAAGGTCGAGGGAATTGA